The following nucleotide sequence is from Neokomagataea tanensis.
CGGTTGGCAAACAAATGGGAACGCTCGTTTCCATGCGTCAGGCGTTTTTCCCATTCGATGCCCCTTTGAACCCACAGGCTCCAACTCCACAACAACGCAGCATGCTTGAGCACGCAACGAAAGCAACGCAAAGCATCCACAGCTGCGATGAGATGGAAGCTCTTAACAAATCTTTGGGTGAAAAGCGGCCAAGCAACCCCGGCACCCAGGTGCTAGAGCGTCTGATGCCGCAAATGCGCTCCATCATTGAGCCATTGCCGCTGAATAAGGCCAGCCACCCACTCATCTCAGTTGACGGCATCGCCCTGCTGATCGTGTGTGACCGTCAGCAAAAAAACCTCGCTCAACAATCTCCCAGCGAAATTGCAGACCAGCTCATGAACGAGCGCGTTGAGCAGGCGTCTCGCCAGCTTCAGCGTGACCTGCAACGCCGCGCCGTGATTGACATGCGCCCAGCCGCACGCTCAATCCTGAACTAATACAGGCCACTGATTATCGTGACTCTTCCTTCCCTAAAGGACAGCATCCAACAGCACGGACTTGACGCCAAAAAAGCTCTTGGACAGCACTTTCTTCTTGATCCGGGCCTCTGCGCCCGGATCGCTGCTTTAGGCGGTGACCTCACCGGGCGCAGCGTTGTAGAAATCGGCCCAGGACCGGGCGGCCTCACCCGCGCGCTTATCAATACCCCCGCAGACCGCATTGATGCCGTAGAAATTGACGAGCGGGCTTGGCCCCTCCTTGACGAACTTGCGGGCTATGCGAATGGCCGGCTGCACATCGTGCGACAAGATGCACTCACTCTCGACGCGGCATCCCTAGGGCCAGCCCCACGCCAAATCGTTGCAAACCTTCCATATAACGTCGCGACACCTCTGCTAATCGGGTGGCTACGCCAAGCCGCATCATGGGAACGTATGGCCCTGATGTTCCAGTTCGAAGTCGCGGAACGTATCTGCGCGGCACCTGGCACGTCCGCGTATGGCCGCCTCGCGGTTTTGGCCCAGTGGTGCGCTCAATGCAGCATCGCGCTTAAGATCCCGCCTGGCGCATTTTCGCCCCCACCAAAAGTCCACTCCGCTGTTGCAGTTATAATCCCACACGCAGAGCAACCTGAGCCATCTTTGTTCAAAGCTATGGAACGAGTAACCGCAGCTGCATTTGGGCAAAGACGGAAAATGCTTCGCTCTTCTCTTAAATCCATCGGCGGGGAAAAACTGCTCTCTCAAGCGGAAATCGAACCCACTCGTCGCGCTGAAACTCTGTCCATTGCGGAATTTGCACGCCTTGCCACCCTCCACCATGCTGACCGCTAGTGGAGCAAAACAAACAACGCTGTAAATGGGCTGAAGCAACCCCACTCTTAAAAGACTACCACGATACGGAGTGGGGCAAGCCTGCCCCTGACGAACGCAGCTTATGGGAGACTCTCATGCTCGAGAGTTTCCAAGCTGGCCTATCATGGCGCATTGTCCTTGAGCGCAGAGAGGCCCTAAGGGCGGCATTTGCACAGTTCGAGCCACACAAGGTCGCTCTTTTCACGCCGCAAGATGTCGAACGATTAATGCTCAACGCGGATATCATCCGCTCCAAAGCCAAAATCGAAGCTGTTATCCATAACGCTCGCATTTTCATGGATATGCAGTCCCACGGTGAGAGCCTTGAGCAACTACTGGCACCGTTTACACAAAATGCCCCATTCGTCCAAAGCGTTGACGAACAGCCCCAAACGCAGTCACCTCTTTCTTGCACTATTGCTCACGCTCTAAAAAAACGTGGTTTCAAGTTTATCGGCCCAGTGATCATCTATGCTTGGCTTCAAGCGATAGGCATTGTTGATGACCACGAACCACAATGTTTCAATCATTTTAGTAAGAGACATTAAATATGCTTATGCCAATTATTTATAGCTGTGCGGCACTGTGCGAAATCGCGGGATGTTTTACATTTTGGATGTGGTTGCGCTCGGCTAAGAGCGCTTTGTGGCTTATCCCAGGCTGCGCTTCACTTATCGCCTTTGCCTACCTGCTCACCCTGATTGATACGAGCCAAGCAGGACGAGCTTATGCAGCCTATGGCGGCATATACATCACAGCATCTGTCTTGTGGCTTTGGATTGTTGAAGATACCCGCCCTGATCTATGGGATTTATGCGGTACCTCCTTGTGCATTATCGGTGCAGGAATAATTTTCTTCGCGCCACACCGCCAGTAAGGCACCCGGTTTTCTACCCTATCGATGCGATAAAAAAACCGTAAAATCGTTGGACGGCCACTGATAAGGAATTTGCCTCAGCATATCTCCGATAAACCCTCGGTGATATGTTGCGTGGTTCACAATGTGCAAAAGAACATTTTCTCGGGTCATGGCCCCTTCTGAGCCATCAAGAAAATTAAAGCGTACCACGTCATCGAAGCCCGCTTCTTCCAAAGCGTAAGCATAATTAAGGTACCACTGATTCATTTCATCAATTGAATGACAGAGAGAACCAATACTCACAACACCATCTATATTACGTATTTTATAATTATGCCTCACACCCAATAGGTGATGCTTAAATATATCCTCTACAGCATAAACATGCGATAATGTTTTGAGAATATTTCCAAATGTTGTCGCTCGCGGCTTTAACAACTCTCCATTAGGCAAATCAAGCAGCGCCTTACATGTTAAGCCATCCGCCCATTGTTTATACTCCAAAAGGCGAACCAAAACTGCGCATCTTGCCGTTTGCAACGTCTTCATTTGTTGAGCCATCCCTAACGCAATAACACCAACCGATTTATTTTTCGTCCAGCCATTCTTCAAATACAAAAATCCCGGCGCGGGCTAACCCGGCCGGGATTTCTATCTACATCGTCGAACGCGCCAAAAGGCGAACGTTTTACTCTGCAGCAGCGTCTTCAGCGGCTTCAGCTGCAGCTTCTTCAGCTGCATTTTCTGCCTGCAGGTCACCGAGGATGTTTTCGTCCTCTTCCTGTACGCCAACTTCTTCACCACGTGCTTGACGCTCAGCTTCTTCTTCTGAACGTGCGACGTTAACCGTCAACGTGATGGAGACTTCTGGGTGCAGAACAACCTTAGCAGCTGTCAGGCCAAGAGCCTTAATCGGGTATTCAAGAACAACTTGCTGACGAGCAATCGTCAGGCCAGCGTCCGTTGCTGCAATCGCGATGTCGCGCGTGCTGACGGAGCCGTAAAGGCTGCCGCTGTCACTTGCTTGGCGAATAACAACAACCGTCAGGTCGTGCATACGCTCAGCAAGACGCTCAGCTTCTTCACGCTTCTTCAGGTTCAAAGCTTCGAGCTGTACGCGCTCAACTTCGAAACGCTTTTGGTTAGCAGCAGTCGCACGGAGTGCCT
It contains:
- the rsmA gene encoding 16S rRNA (adenine(1518)-N(6)/adenine(1519)-N(6))-dimethyltransferase RsmA; translated protein: MTLPSLKDSIQQHGLDAKKALGQHFLLDPGLCARIAALGGDLTGRSVVEIGPGPGGLTRALINTPADRIDAVEIDERAWPLLDELAGYANGRLHIVRQDALTLDAASLGPAPRQIVANLPYNVATPLLIGWLRQAASWERMALMFQFEVAERICAAPGTSAYGRLAVLAQWCAQCSIALKIPPGAFSPPPKVHSAVAVIIPHAEQPEPSLFKAMERVTAAAFGQRRKMLRSSLKSIGGEKLLSQAEIEPTRRAETLSIAEFARLATLHHADR
- a CDS encoding DNA-3-methyladenine glycosylase I → MEQNKQRCKWAEATPLLKDYHDTEWGKPAPDERSLWETLMLESFQAGLSWRIVLERREALRAAFAQFEPHKVALFTPQDVERLMLNADIIRSKAKIEAVIHNARIFMDMQSHGESLEQLLAPFTQNAPFVQSVDEQPQTQSPLSCTIAHALKKRGFKFIGPVIIYAWLQAIGIVDDHEPQCFNHFSKRH
- a CDS encoding YnfA family protein gives rise to the protein MLMPIIYSCAALCEIAGCFTFWMWLRSAKSALWLIPGCASLIAFAYLLTLIDTSQAGRAYAAYGGIYITASVLWLWIVEDTRPDLWDLCGTSLCIIGAGIIFFAPHRQ
- a CDS encoding DinB family protein is translated as MKTLQTARCAVLVRLLEYKQWADGLTCKALLDLPNGELLKPRATTFGNILKTLSHVYAVEDIFKHHLLGVRHNYKIRNIDGVVSIGSLCHSIDEMNQWYLNYAYALEEAGFDDVVRFNFLDGSEGAMTRENVLLHIVNHATYHRGFIGDMLRQIPYQWPSNDFTVFLSHR
- the rplI gene encoding 50S ribosomal protein L9, translating into MSQTALILLQRVEHLGQMGDLVHVKPGYARNFLLPQGKALRATAANQKRFEVERVQLEALNLKKREEAERLAERMHDLTVVVIRQASDSGSLYGSVSTRDIAIAATDAGLTIARQQVVLEYPIKALGLTAAKVVLHPEVSITLTVNVARSEEEAERQARGEEVGVQEEDENILGDLQAENAAEEAAAEAAEDAAAE